A single region of the Clostridia bacterium genome encodes:
- the fliY gene encoding flagellar motor switch phosphatase FliY: MKLDSFLSQEEIDALLNQGPAPAQPNAEPEQLPPQAADALGEIGNMAMGSAATALSQILGQRVVITTPKVRTCTQSELYASFQVPYVVVQVNFTHGLTGINLFILETHDAMVIADLMMGGSGKDLEGPPNEIQLSAIGEAMNQMMGSAATAMSTIFNRAVKISPPEVQLVDFQSPDFTSPLNGEEAIVVVAFDLEVGSIIKSKLMQVMPIRVAREQTDLLLGGSQAQASGAASPEVAVGEEAITVGNLPEPANGGNSAGAHGGPQAATPKNLDLILDVPLKVSVVLGKSQRPIRDVLNLGPGSILELDKQADDPVQVLVNGTLIAEGEVVVINENFGVRLTSILSREERLCNLRR, encoded by the coding sequence ATCAAGTTGGATAGTTTCTTGTCGCAGGAGGAGATCGATGCTTTACTCAACCAAGGCCCTGCTCCTGCCCAGCCCAATGCCGAACCAGAACAGTTACCACCTCAAGCGGCTGATGCTTTGGGTGAAATCGGCAATATGGCCATGGGTTCGGCTGCTACTGCTTTGTCACAGATCTTAGGTCAGCGCGTAGTGATTACTACGCCCAAAGTGCGAACCTGTACCCAATCTGAACTTTACGCTTCGTTCCAAGTACCCTACGTAGTGGTGCAAGTTAATTTCACACATGGCTTAACCGGCATAAATTTGTTTATCCTGGAAACTCATGACGCCATGGTAATTGCTGACTTAATGATGGGAGGGTCGGGGAAAGACCTAGAGGGCCCTCCCAACGAGATTCAGCTGAGCGCTATAGGAGAAGCCATGAACCAAATGATGGGCTCCGCCGCCACTGCCATGTCTACAATTTTTAACCGGGCGGTTAAGATCTCTCCTCCTGAGGTGCAGTTGGTCGATTTCCAAAGCCCAGATTTTACGTCTCCCCTGAATGGTGAAGAAGCTATAGTCGTGGTTGCATTTGATTTGGAAGTCGGCTCGATAATCAAAAGCAAGTTGATGCAGGTGATGCCGATTCGCGTAGCTCGGGAGCAAACTGATTTGCTGTTAGGAGGTAGCCAAGCTCAGGCTTCAGGGGCGGCTTCACCGGAGGTCGCTGTTGGCGAGGAGGCAATAACCGTAGGTAATTTACCAGAGCCCGCTAACGGCGGTAACTCTGCCGGCGCGCATGGCGGTCCGCAGGCTGCGACTCCTAAAAACCTTGACCTCATTTTAGATGTACCGCTAAAGGTATCAGTGGTATTGGGCAAAAGCCAAAGGCCAATCAGAGATGTACTAAATCTGGGGCCTGGATCGATCCTGGAGTTGGACAAACAGGCCGACGATCCAGTACAGGTCTTGGTTAACGGTACCTTGATTGCGGAGGGCGAAGTAGTAGTCATTAACGAGAATTTTGGGGTACGCTTAACCAGCATTCTGAGCCGTGAAGAGCGACTATGTAATCTGCGGCGGTAG
- the fliM gene encoding flagellar motor switch protein FliM — SQAEIDALLKALASGELDEKEKASEPQGVKVYDFRRPNKFSKDQLRTLQMIHGNFARMASNFLSGYLRANIQVKVASVNQLTYEDFLVSIPTPTLMTVLKLQPLAGLAVLETNPAFIFPIIDLLFGGTGDMPQRLRELTDIELGVLRKLNTRLLDNLAYAWSDIAQLGPQIESMETNPRFIQLVSPNETVAVITFSTQIGKVEGMANLCWPYLTLEPIIDRLSAHYWLASQGRENNLQSRGWIEKELMQVPVELVLLGGSADVSVRDFLGLQVGDVISLDNMVSENLVLCVGEQPKFKVQPGRVKNRLAVQIIDWIEGSDQVG; from the coding sequence GAGCCAAGCTGAAATCGATGCTCTGCTCAAGGCCTTGGCTTCGGGTGAACTAGATGAAAAAGAAAAGGCTTCTGAGCCTCAAGGTGTAAAGGTGTACGATTTTCGCCGTCCCAACAAATTTTCCAAGGATCAGTTACGGACTCTGCAGATGATTCATGGGAATTTTGCTCGCATGGCAAGTAACTTTCTATCGGGGTACTTGCGAGCTAATATCCAGGTAAAGGTAGCAAGTGTCAATCAATTGACTTATGAAGATTTCCTAGTCTCAATACCTACGCCGACGCTCATGACGGTGCTGAAGTTGCAGCCATTAGCGGGACTAGCAGTTTTGGAGACCAACCCTGCCTTTATCTTTCCTATAATTGACCTACTTTTCGGCGGTACTGGCGATATGCCCCAGCGCTTGCGGGAGCTGACTGATATAGAGCTAGGAGTACTCCGCAAGCTCAATACCCGACTGTTGGATAACCTGGCCTATGCATGGTCGGATATTGCGCAGCTTGGACCCCAGATTGAGTCGATGGAGACCAACCCTAGGTTCATTCAGTTGGTTTCTCCCAATGAGACAGTGGCAGTGATAACTTTTAGCACCCAGATTGGAAAAGTTGAAGGTATGGCAAACCTCTGTTGGCCCTATTTGACTTTAGAACCCATAATCGACCGACTGAGTGCCCACTACTGGTTGGCTAGCCAAGGCCGGGAGAATAATTTACAATCTCGGGGATGGATAGAGAAGGAGCTCATGCAGGTACCAGTAGAGCTGGTACTACTTGGAGGTAGTGCAGATGTATCGGTGCGCGATTTCCTCGGTCTGCAGGTAGGCGACGTGATTTCTCTCGACAACATGGTTAGCGAAAACCTGGTCCTTTGTGTAGGCGAACAACCTAAGTTCAAGGTTCAGCCTGGGCGGGTTAAGAATCGGCTGGCCGTCCAAATCATAGACTGGATTGAAGGAAGTGATCAAGTTGGATAG